CGCCGAGCGCTTCGAGGAGGGCGGAAAACACCGAGGCGTCGGTACCGAATCCCGGGAGGCACAACACGGGCTCCCCCTGCCCCTCGGAAAAAACCTCGAGGCACACCCGCTCCTCTCGGCGGTTTTCTCCGGCGGGGGCCGACACCCGGGGGGCGCGTGCTTCGACGTCCTCTTTCGTCACCCGCCCGCCGGGCCCGCTTCCGGGGATACCCTCGAGCTCGACGCCGAGCTTTTTCGCCAGCGCCCGGGCAGCCGGCGTGGCAAGGATGCGCCGGCGGCCCTGCCCTGTCGTTCCTCCGGACCCCGCTTCGGCTTTTTCCCTCCCGGCCGGCGGCTCGGGCCCGGGTCGATAGCGCTCGCGGAACGATTCCGCGTCGAAAGATTCGTCGGCGCTTTCCGTGAGAACCCCGAGCAGCGTTCCGCAGGGAAGCGCGCGATCGGGATCGGCCGGGGCGTAAACGTGACGGAGGTAGCCGGAGCACGGAGCTTCGATCTCGAACTCGGCTTTGTCCGACTCGACGACGAGCAGAACGGACCCCTTCTCCACGTACTCGCCTGGCCGGACTCTCCACTCGACGACCGCCCCCTCGGTCATCGTCATGCCGAGCTTCGGCATGGCCACGGGAACCGGCATCGCCTCAGAGAATCTCCCGGACGGCGGCAACGACACGCTCGGCCGAGGGCAGGTAGGCCTGCTCCAGGACGCGGCTGAACGGGACGGGCGTGTGGGGTGCGGTCACTCTCTTGATCGGCGCGTCGAGAAAGTCGAAGCCGCGATCGACGCAAAGGGCGGCGATGTCGCTCGCGATTCCGCACCGCGGCGTGGCTTCGTCGACGACGACGAGGCGCCCGGTCTTCTCGAGCGTGGCAAGCACCGCTTCCTCGTCGAGGGGCTGCAGCGAGCGGAGGTCCAGAACTTCCGCGCTCACCCCTTCGGCCTCGAGACGCCCTGCGGCCTCGAGCGCCACTTTCACCATGGCGCCGAACGTCACGAGCGAAACGTCCCTTCCCTCGCGGACCAGCGAGGCGCTCCCGAGCGGGATCTCGTAGTCCCCTTCGGGAACCTCGGCGCGGTCGAAAAGAATCCCCTTGGGCTCGCAGAAAACCACGGGGTCGTCGTCCCGGATGGAAGCCAGAAGGAGCCCTTTCGCGTCTTTCGGGTTCGAGGGCACGACCGTCTTGAGGCCGGGGATGCCAGCCGGAATCCAGTAGAGCGACTGCGAGTGCTGCGCCGCGGCCTGCATTCCCGCTCCCGTGACCGTCCGCACCGTGAGGGGGACCCGCGCTTTTCCCCCGAACATGTAACGGAGCTTGGCGGCCTGGTTGAGGAGCGGGTCGAGGCACACGCCGAGAAAATCGATGAACATGAGCTCGGCCACCGGCCTGAGCCCTGTTGCCGCCGCGCCGACGGCGGCTCCGAGAAGCGCCATCTCGCTGATCGGCGTGTCGAGCACGCGGCCGGGGAATTCTTTGACGAGCCCGCGCGTGGCACCCATGATGCCACCGACCTCGTCCGTTCCCTCTTCCTTGCGACTTCCGCCGCCGGCCACGTCCTCGCCCAGGATCACCACGTCGGGGTCGCTCCGCATCGCGATGCGGAGCGCCTCGTTGATCGCCGAGACCGTCGTCAAGGTGCGAGCCATGGCTATCGACCTTTCGCGTAGACGTCCGTGTAGAGATCCTCGGGCTCGGGCCAGGGCGATGCCTCTGCCCAGGCCACGGCTTCCTCGACCTGCCGCTCCAGATCCGAGTCGACCCGTCTCAGGTCCTCTTCCCGCAAAAGCCCCCACTCTCCGACGACCCTCCGCTCGAACCGCGCGAGCGGATCGCGCTCCCGCCTCCAGCGCTCGGCTTCGTCCTTGGGACGGTAGACGAGCGAGTCCCCGACGTAGTGCCCCGTGTAACGGTAGGTCTTGCACTCGAGCAGCGTGGGACCTTCTCCCCTTCGGGCCCTCTCGACCGCGCGGCCGGCCTTCTCGTACACGTCGAAGAAGTCCATCCCGTCCGCGATCTCCGAAGCCATCGCGTACGAGGCGGCCCGCTCCGCGATGTCGCGCACCGGCACGGCGTACTCGGTCGGCGTGAACTCGGCGTATCCGTTGTTCTCGACGACGTAAACCGCGGGAAGCTTCCAGATCGAAGCGAGGTTCAAGGACTCGTGGAACTGACCCTGGTTCGTGGCACCGTCCCCGAAAAACGCGACCGCGACGGCGTCCGTGCTCTTGAGCTTCGCGGTGAGCGCCGCTCCCGTCGCCAGGGGGATCCCGGCGCCCACGATACCGTTGGCCCCGAGCATCCCTTTCTCCACGTCGGCGATGTGCATGGAGCCGCCCTTTCCCTTGCAAACGCCGGTGCGCTTTCCGAAAAGCTCCGCCATCATTTCCCGGATGTCGACGCCCTTGGCGATCGAATGGCCGTGACCCCGATGCGTGGAAGCGACCCAGTCGCGCTCGGTGAGGTGCGCGCAGACCCCGACGGCCACGGCCTCTTCCCCGAGGTAGAGGTGGAGAAACCCCCCCAGTTTGCCCGCCAGGACGAGCTCCTGCAGCTTCTCCTCGAAGGTCCGCACGAGCCGCATCTTCCTGTACACTTCGATCAGCGCCTCCGGGTTCCACCCGTGCATCGGAGCACCCCCTTTCGCGCCCTTCCCTAGCCCGGAGGAGCGGGCTCTTGCAACGTGGGAAAACGAGCACCCTCCCCACCCGAACGGCAGCACACCCTGCCTTTCGGAGCCGGCCAGCGCTCTCCGCGGCAACGCCGGAAAAGGCCGTGTGTGTGTCGGCCATCGGGGTGCCGGATCCGGGGGTCTCCGACCCCGTGCGAGGAGCGAGGCGAGCCACGCGCCGTCATTCGTGCCGCCTCTTGTCCCGGGGGATGACGAGCTCCGGGTCGGGCAAACACCCGTTTAGGTTGACGAGGCGAACCCGTCCGTGCTATCGGGCCGCGCGATCGGGCCTCGGCGAGCCGAGGCTCGCCGGGCCCGGCGAGAACCATCACGGACAGTCGGGAGGGGGGACCATGTCGAAAACAGCGCTGCGGATCGCCTTTTCGGGTGTTCTCGCATGGATGCTCGGCACGGGTGAGGTCCTGGCTCAGCCTTGCCTCATCTTCGTCCACGGAAAGCAGACGAACACGGACACCTTCACGAACTGGAGTGTGGCCCGGAACTACTGGGTCAGCGGAAGCCGCGACTTCATTCGCACGGCAACGAAGAACTTCGCCACGTCCTACTACGTCGTCGGCTACAACGGCACGCAACCCTGGTGGGGAAGTCAGGCGGCCGGCGAAGTCGCGAACGAAATCGTGAATGCCACCAACGGCGGTGCCGACGGCGGCGGCAACCGCTGCGCGCGGACGTGGTCCCAGGGCGGCACGTTCTGGGTCATCGCCCACAGCATGGGCGGCACCATCATGGACTTCATCCTGGGCAACAACGACCCGACGGATCCCAACTACAACTTCAACGGCCCGTACGACACGGTCGCCCAGCGTATCAGTCTCGTGATCACACTCGGCGGCGCGCACCGCGGCTCGCAGGGAGCCGACGCCGTCTGCGGGGACAGCAGCTTTTTCTGCAACTTCCTCGCCGCTTTCATCCAGAGCTGCGACACCGCCACGTTCTGGCTCCGGAGCGACGACGCCGTGCAGGTGCGCACGTACTCCAACTCCCCGGCGCGCAACGTCTACTTGACGGGCGGCTACGAGGCCATCTTCGGGGCGAGCGCGTGTCTTTCCGGCGAGGACGACGGGATCGTGCAGCACGCCTCGCAGTACGCCTGCAACGGAAGCGCAACGACCGGGTACGACAACAGCAACGTGTGCGGCAATTCGAGCAAGCAGGAGTCGTCGGGCTTCCGCAACCTGGACGTGGCTCACGAAAACCACTCGGACGAGCGGAACGACACGGACCGGGACACGCGGCGACAGATCCCCGACGGGATCTGGCTCTGCGGCGGAAGCCCCTGTGCTCCCAACACGATCGTTCAAAGCTCGATGAGCACGGCGCAGTTCGTGAGCATCCTCTATTGAAGGGAAGCCGTCCTCTGGGGGCGCGCCCGGCGTGCCGCCCCCGGGGGCGGCGCCCGCAGGCGACGGGGCACACGGCCACCCGGAGGGACGCGCTCCGTCGCGTCCCGGGGGGGCCGGGACAAACCCTTCATCGTGCGTCCGATCGCGGCCGATGCCACGAATGAACACGGCCACGACAGAGCGTGGCCCTCCGATTGCGGATTCGAAGCGCCGCGCGGAGGCGCACGCGTTACGCGTGCACGGGTCGGAGGGACGCGCTCCGTCGCGTCCGGGGGGCCGGGACAAACCCTTCATCGTGTGTCCGATCGCCGCCCATGCCACGAATGAACACGGCCACGACAGAGCGGGTCCCTCCGAATTACGGGCGCGCAACGCCGCGAATCACCCGGAGGGACGCGCTCCGTCGCGTCCCCGGGGGCGGGACACACCCTTCATCGTGTGTCCGATCGCGGCCCATGCCACGAATGAACACGGCCACGACAGAGCGGGTCCCTCCGAGGCCCTTCCGCTTGATCGTCGAGCACGGGTGTGCCTAGAGGCCACCTTGTCGTCATGTCCCCAAGAAAACCGCGCCCGGGTCTCGGGGCGTTTTTCATCCTCGTTCTCGTGGCGGCGATCCTCTACCTTCTGCCGAGCCTGGGAAGAAGGCGCCCTGCGGATTCCCTTCCCGCGCCCATCGGGACACCGACGTGGACCGAGAAACCGGCTACGCCGCAGCACCGAGAACCAACCGCCCATCGGGCCACGGCTTCGGAGTCTCTCCGCACCCCCGAACCCACCTCCTCCCCGACCCCGGCCGCCGCAGGCGCAACGGTGGCTCTCGCACCTCGTCTGGGCTCCGTCGTCGCGAGGGAATACCGGGAGCGAGCGCAGTACCCGCCCTGGTCGCATCCTCTCGAGGAAGGGGAGGACCCGATCCTGCGCGACCGCGAGGTTTCCCCGGTGGTCGCGGGAGGACCCGAGGGAGAAGAGCCCTTGCTCGTCGCCTTTCCGGAAAAGACGAGCTTCGAGGCTCCCGAGCCCGTTTTGCTCTACGCCTACCTCACGGTCGAGGGCGGGCGCGTACCCGCACAGGAGATTCGGGGCACTCTCCTGACCGAGACGATGCAGCCCCTCGGTGAGTTCCGCTACCGGGACGACGGAAAAGCCGGGGACGCGATCGCGGGAGATCTTCTTTACACGGCCCGCGTGCGGCTTCCCGAAGAGTTCTGGCCGGAGCTCGCCGAGTCCTTTCTCGTCCGGGTGGAGGCCGTGACCGAAGAGGGGCTCGAACGAAGCGTGGCGTCGGGTTTTCTCTACAGCGTGCCCGCAGCCGTGCTCACCGGTCGTTTCCGGGACTCGCTCGAGGACGGGAACCTCGTCGTGGACAGCGAGGTCCGGGTTCATACGGCGGGGCGCTTCCACCTCGAAGCCACGCTGTACAGCGAAGACGGACGCCATCCGATCGCCTGGGCGCAAACGGCAGCGGAGCTCGCGCCCGGAAATCACTGGATGCGTCTCGTCTTTTTCGGCCGGGCAATTCGCACCCGAGGCATCGACGGGCCCTACCTCCTCCGTTTCGTGGCCCTTTCGACGACAACGACCATGCCGAACGCGAAAAACCGCCTGGTCGAGGACGCGCACCGTACGAAGGCGTACAGCGCAGACGACTTCCGGGAAGAGCCCTACGGGGACCCCGACCTCCTCGAAGCCGCGGAAAGAGCCGAGAAAGAAGCGGAAGGACCCGGCGGTCTTCTCTCGGAGTTCACGGCTCCCGAGGAATCCTCGCCATGAGAGCCCAGGCCGTACTGCTCAGCGTGCATCCCGTGATCTCCGTGGGCTACCTTCTCTCCATCCGCCGGGAGCTTCTCCCCCCGAGTTTCGTCCCCGCCCTCCTTCTGGCAGTCCTTCCCGTCCTTTCGATTCTCCTCGGCACGTCGCGTTACCGCACTCTCGACCTCGAGGGGCGGCGAACGCAGTGGATTCTTTTCGTTCTGGCCGCGGCGGAACTTCTTTGGGCCGTGGTCGCGCTCGCCATGGTGGGGTTCGCCGTGGCGCTCCGGAGCGGGTGACCCATGGGACGCACCGTGCGGCTTGCAAGCCTGGGAGTCCTCCTCGTCGCCCTCGCCTCGGCGGGGGAAGACCGCGTGGCCGGAGAGAAAAAGCCGGAGGTGCCCCTTCTCGAGGAGCTCGAACAGTCGAGCCGCACGGGCCCCACACCCGAAGAGTCCGCCCGGGAGCTTCCGAAAAGAATGACCGTCTGCGTGGACCGAACCGGAAAGCGCTGCTGGACGGAAACCGAAGGAAAACGCTGCGAGGAAGCCGGCGGAGTTCCCTACGGTACGGCCGAGACGTCCGAGGGCAGCCGTCGCCTCTCGGAGGCTCCTCGAGGCGTGCTGGGAGGAGGTCCGGAGGTGAAGGGGGACTCTCGAAAGGTCGAAATCGAAGTCGAAATCCTCTACGAGGACGAGTTCCTCCTTGCCGTGAACAAGCCGCCGCGCCTCGCCGTCCACGCGACGAGCGACCCCGGTCGGCCCAATCTCCAGGACTGGCTCGAGTGGAAAACAGGACGGAAACTCGTCCTTTTCCACCGCCTCGACGCGGACACGACGGGTGTCCTCCTTCTCGGTAAAAAGCGCGTCGTCAACGCCGCGATGGCGGAGATTTTCGCCCGACACCGCATCCGCAAGACGTACTGGGCCGTCGTGCGAGGGCGATGGCGAAGGTCGTGGAACCGGATCGAAACCACCTTCGTCCGCCGGCGCGGCGAACGCATCCGCCCGGTCACGGCCGTCTCGACCTTCCGGGTGCTCTCGCAGAGCGAAGAGAAAACCTGGCTCGAGGTGTTGCCGAAGACCGGAAGGACGCACCAGATCCGGCTCCAGTGCGCCATGCGCGGTCACCCGGTTCTCGGGGATCCCCGGCACGACCGAGAGGCGGTGCCCGGAACTCCGATGGCCCTCCACGCGGTCCGCGTGGACTTTCCTCACCCCCTGAGCGGCGAGCCTCTCCGCGTCGTGGCGGCTCCCCCCGAGTACTGGAGGACGGTCTGGCTCCGGGGGCTCGAGGCCGAGGAAATTCTCGCCCGCGCCCTCAGCTCGTGATGTAGTTCTCGAGCTGCTCGATCAGGAACTCTTTCTCGGAGATGACGGCCTTGACGACGTCGCCGATCGAAATGATGCCTACGAGCTTCCCCTCTTCCATGACCGGCAGGTGGCGGATGCGCTTGTCGGTCATCAGAGCCATGCATTCCTCGACGTCCTGATCCGGCCGCACGAAGACGAGCCGCGTCGTCATGATTTCCCGGACGGCGGTGTCCTTGGACGTCTTTCCCTTGAGCACGACCTGGCGAGCATAATCCCTCTCGGAGAAAATCCCGACGGGGTGCCCCCGTTCGTCGAGGACGAGTACGGCGCCGATGTCCTTTTCCGCGAGCACCTTCAGCGTGTCGTAAACCGTCGTGTCCGGAGAAACGGACCAGACCGTGTTCCCCTTCTGCTTGAGAATGTCTCGGACCGTTTTCATGGCGCGCCCTCCCGCGCTGACTCCCGCTCGTTCGGCCCCGTCATTTTCCCTCAGAACGGCCCTGGGGCTCAAGCGGACCGTCCGGCCCGCGCCGCGCCGCCCCCGAGGACGTGCTCCGTCGCGTCCCCGGGGGGCGGGGCATCCGGCGGTCGGACGTCGTCGATGATCGCCGGTATCATTCGCGCACACGGCCACCCGGAGGGACGCGCTCCGTCGCGTCCCGGGGGGCCGGGACAAACCCTTCATCGTGTGTCCGATCGCGGCCGATGCCACGAATGAACACGGACCCGACAGAGCGGGTCCCTCCGATTGCACGCCCGGAGTGCCGCGTCCCGCCGGAGGGACGTGCTCCGTCGCCTCCGCGCTTCCGCTTTTCCTCGGGGGACTTTCGGTGTAACGGCAGAGGAACTGCGGGTTCCGAACGCCAGGCGAAGGGGGAGGAATACGAATGACGAGAAAATATCGCGTGATCCAGTGGGCCACGGGGCACGTGGGCAAACACTCGCTCCGTGCCATCGCCCGCCACCCCGAGATGGAGCTCGTCGGCGTGTGGGTGAGTAGCGCGGAGAAAGAAGGCAAGGACGCGGGCGAGCTCTGCGGGATCGAGCCCACGGGAGTCAAGGCAACCACGAATGCCCGGGACCTTCTCGAGCTCGATGCCGACTGCGTGTGCTACACGGCCGCCACGGACTTCCGCCCGAACGAGGCCGTCGAGGACATGTGCCGCATCCTGGCCTCCGGGAAAAACGTCGTGACGAGCTCCTTCGTCCCTCTGATCTACCCCTGGCAGGTCGTGCCGCAATACGCTCAGGCCCTCGAGGAAGCCTGCCAACAGGGTGGGGCGACCTTTTACTGCTCCGGGATCGATCCGGGGTTCTCGCCCGACGCGCTTCCGATCGTGCTGTCGAGCCTCTCGGAACGGATCGAATCGATCCGGGCTCAGGAAATCTTCGACTACGCGAGCTACGACCAGCCCGAGACGCTCTTCGAGGTCATGGGATTCGGGAAGCCCCCGGGCACGTCCGTCCCGCTTCTGCTTCCGGGTTCCTTGAGTCTCGCCTGGGGTCCTTCCGTTCGCATGGTGGCCGACGCCCTCGAGGTCGAGCTCGACGAGGTGCGGGAGTGGCACGAGGTGGCCGTCGCCGAAGAAAGCTTCGAGATTTCCTGCGGCCGGATCGAGAAGGGCACGGTTGCCGGGATTCATTTCGAAGTTTCGGGAATCGTCGGGGGAAAACCCGTCATCGTCGTGGAGCACGTGACGCGGCTCCGGGACGACATCGCACCGGACTGGCCCCGAGGAGTCGGACCCGGGACTTACCGGGTCACGATCGAGGGAATGCCGTCGATGCGCTGCACCCTCGAGATCGGATTCCGGAGCCCGGACCACAACATCGACGGTTGCGTGGGCACGGCGATGCGGCTCGTGAACGCCATTCCGGCGGTGTGCGCGGCCGAGCCCGGCCTGAAGAGCTGGCTCGACCTGCCCCTCGTCGCAGGACGGTTCGCGCTGAGGGGGTGAGCCCCGGAACACACGAGACCGTCGGGCCGGAAGGCCGAGTAGGGCCCGGGGAACGCGACACTGTCCCCGAGCCGCCACGCTTTCGGGCTTGGCGCCCGCACGGCACCGGACCTGCTCTCGCGGGAAATGGGCCGCTAGCTGTTGGATCCACACACGTTGTTTCTGGTCGAGAGGACGACAGAATCTAGCGGAGGGATCGGACGGCTGCGAAGGTGGCGAATGCGGAGGCGCTCGGGCTCGCGAGGGGGAACGGCCGGGCGGACGAAGCCCCGGGTTCGTGAAAAAATTCCCCGTCGGCCGCATTTCGCGCGAAAAAATCCAAATGAAGTCGCGGGGCGCGGTCGCGTGCGGCGGATTTTTTCACGTCTTCCCCGCCCGTGGAGGTGCCCCGGGGCCCGCAACGGTCGCGCCGACACCTAGAGCGGCAAGTCCCCCGTCGCCTTCTTGGTCGTTCCGAACTTCTTGTACGCCTCGATCGTGCGCTCCGCGATGCGCCACTGGTGGACCTCGTCGGCGCCGTCCGCAAAACGCGCCCAACGGGCGTGGAGGGCCATGTCGGCCAGCGGAGTGTCTTTCGAGTACCCGAGCGCGCCGTGCACCTGGATGGCCCGGTCGATGACGCGGCCGAGCATCCTCGCCACGAAGTGCTTCGCCATCGAAACCTCGCTCCGGAAGTCCTCTCCCCGGTCGATCTTGTACGCGGCGTGGAGCACCATGAGCTTCGCCTGATAGAGCTCGAGGGCGGAGTCGGCGATCATCCACTGGATCCCCTGCTTTTCCGCGAGGTAGGAACCGTGGGCGTACCGCTTGAGCGCCCGGTCCACCATCATATCCAGGGCGATCTCGGCCTGCCCGATCCACCGCATGCAGTGGGCGAGCCGCGCGGGGCCGAGCCGAGCCTGCCCGAGGAGATGCCCCTGCCCGCGCTGGCCCAGGAGATTTTTCTTCGGGACCCGGAGGTTCGTGATCCGGATCTCGCAGTGGTTGTGGCTACCCGCCATCGTCTCGATGTCCCGCACGACTTCCCACCCGTCGGCGGGAAGGTCGACGAGGAACGCGGAGTTCGCGGCCTGAGGAATCGGAGGATTTTCTTCGGTGCGGGCGATCAGGATGGCGAAGCTCGCTCCCCGCGCCCCCGAGATGAACCACTTGTGACCGTTGATCACCCAGAAGTCCCCGTCCTCGACGGCGCGGGTCTGGATCAGGGTAGGGTCGGAGCCCGCGACTTCCGGCTCCGTCATGGCAAAACAGGACCGGATCTTCCCCTCGCACAGGGGCCGGAGGTAGCGCTCCTTCTGCTCCTCGGTTCCCCAGTGGAGCAGCGTGTGCATGTTCCCTTCGTCGGGAGCCTGCGCGTTGAGCGCGAAAGGGCCGAAGGGGGATTTCGCCGCCTCGGCCTGCACGGCCGCCATGGCGACGTGCCCGAGACCCATCCCGCCGTACTCCTTCGGCATGTGGGGCAGCCAGAGCCCCCACTCCTTCGCAGCGGCCCGCATCTCGAGAATCGCTTCGATCAGGTACCGCCGGTCACCCGGCCGCTCGCGAATCCGTGCTTCCGCCGGGCGGACGACCGTTTCGACGAACTTCCGGACCTTCTGCCGGACCTCTTCGACATCGGGTGGAAACGTGAAGTCGATGGCCATCTCTCCCTCCTCTGACCGCCCTCCCAGGAAGTCGAGAGCGCATCCGAAGGCTTTTTCCTGTTTCGGTTGGTTCTTCTCCCGCGAAAACCCGTACCTGCCGAACCGCGTTGGCGCGAACGAAAAATGCTATATCCCACGGCGCGCAGGTCTTTGTCCAACCTCTTTCCCGGGCAATTCCCTGCCCGATCCCCGCGAACGAGCGCTCCTGCGCCACGGAAGCCGGCGGAAGCCGACCGGCCGCAAGATCCGTGGCTCCCGCAGGTGAATTTCGACCGGCATCGGCTCGCCCCCGAACACCCGAAGGAAGCCTCGGACGTCGCTGCGGTCCTCCGCTTGCAATCGTCTCCCCGAAACGCCTAGGATCCGCCATGACAAGCCCGGAAGACGGGAGTGAAACCCGAGCGCGCCTCGATCTCCTGTACGAAACGAGCCGCAGGCTCGCCACCTTCGCCAACCTCGAAGAGCTTCTCGGTTTCGTCGTCTCGAGCGCCCGCGAGCTTTTCGATGCCGAAGGGTGCTCCATCCTCCTCCTCGACGAGGCGCGAAGCGAGTTTTATTTCCCCCTCGTCCGGCAGCGGCCGGGTTACGAGCGATCCGGAGAGGAGCTCGCGCACGTGCGCGTGCCCGCGGACAAGGGTATCGCCGGATGGGTTCTCGAGCACGGCGAGGCCGTTCGCGTCACCGGAGCCCGCAGCGATTCCCGCTTCTATCCGGAGGTGGATGCACGCACCGGTCTCAAGACGGAGACGATCCTCTGCGCGCCGCTGCGCGCCGGCGAGAAGACCCTCGGGGTCGTGGAGGTCCTGAACCCGCGCAAGCCCGAGACGGAAGAAGACCTGAGGCTTCTCGAGGCGCTCGCGGCGGACATCGGGGTGGCGTTCGAGAAAACCCGTCTCTACGAGAACCTTCGCCGGGAGGTCCTGGGACTCCGGCAACTTTGTTCGGGGCTCGGCGTCGCGCTCCTCGCTCTCGCGCCGATCCTGGGCTCCGCGCTCCTGCTCGCGCAGTTCGCCCATGCCCTGCCGGCGCACGAACTCCTCGGCCGTCCGGCCTCGCTCCTGCCCGTGGCCTCGCTCGTCGCGGGAAGCATGTTTCTCGGGGTCGGGCGCGGCTGGTT
This portion of the Candidatus Binatia bacterium genome encodes:
- the acoB gene encoding acetoin:2,6-dichlorophenolindophenol oxidoreductase subunit beta is translated as MARTLTTVSAINEALRIAMRSDPDVVILGEDVAGGGSRKEEGTDEVGGIMGATRGLVKEFPGRVLDTPISEMALLGAAVGAAATGLRPVAELMFIDFLGVCLDPLLNQAAKLRYMFGGKARVPLTVRTVTGAGMQAAAQHSQSLYWIPAGIPGLKTVVPSNPKDAKGLLLASIRDDDPVVFCEPKGILFDRAEVPEGDYEIPLGSASLVREGRDVSLVTFGAMVKVALEAAGRLEAEGVSAEVLDLRSLQPLDEEAVLATLEKTGRLVVVDEATPRCGIASDIAALCVDRGFDFLDAPIKRVTAPHTPVPFSRVLEQAYLPSAERVVAAVREIL
- a CDS encoding acetoin:2,6-dichlorophenolindophenol oxidoreductase subunit alpha; translated protein: MHGWNPEALIEVYRKMRLVRTFEEKLQELVLAGKLGGFLHLYLGEEAVAVGVCAHLTERDWVASTHRGHGHSIAKGVDIREMMAELFGKRTGVCKGKGGSMHIADVEKGMLGANGIVGAGIPLATGAALTAKLKSTDAVAVAFFGDGATNQGQFHESLNLASIWKLPAVYVVENNGYAEFTPTEYAVPVRDIAERAASYAMASEIADGMDFFDVYEKAGRAVERARRGEGPTLLECKTYRYTGHYVGDSLVYRPKDEAERWRRERDPLARFERRVVGEWGLLREEDLRRVDSDLERQVEEAVAWAEASPWPEPEDLYTDVYAKGR
- a CDS encoding inosine-5-monophosphate dehydrogenase, which produces MKTVRDILKQKGNTVWSVSPDTTVYDTLKVLAEKDIGAVLVLDERGHPVGIFSERDYARQVVLKGKTSKDTAVREIMTTRLVFVRPDQDVEECMALMTDKRIRHLPVMEEGKLVGIISIGDVVKAVISEKEFLIEQLENYITS
- a CDS encoding acyl-CoA dehydrogenase encodes the protein MAIDFTFPPDVEEVRQKVRKFVETVVRPAEARIRERPGDRRYLIEAILEMRAAAKEWGLWLPHMPKEYGGMGLGHVAMAAVQAEAAKSPFGPFALNAQAPDEGNMHTLLHWGTEEQKERYLRPLCEGKIRSCFAMTEPEVAGSDPTLIQTRAVEDGDFWVINGHKWFISGARGASFAILIARTEENPPIPQAANSAFLVDLPADGWEVVRDIETMAGSHNHCEIRITNLRVPKKNLLGQRGQGHLLGQARLGPARLAHCMRWIGQAEIALDMMVDRALKRYAHGSYLAEKQGIQWMIADSALELYQAKLMVLHAAYKIDRGEDFRSEVSMAKHFVARMLGRVIDRAIQVHGALGYSKDTPLADMALHARWARFADGADEVHQWRIAERTIEAYKKFGTTKKATGDLPL